The following are from one region of the Flavobacteriaceae bacterium UJ101 genome:
- the lpxD gene encoding UDP-3-O-(3-hydroxymyristoyl)glucosamine N-acyltransferase (Catalyzes the N-acylation of UDP-3-O-acylglucosamine using 3-hydroxyacyl-ACP as the acyl donor. Is involved in the biosynthesis of lipid A, a phosphorylated glycolipid that anchors the lipopolysaccharide to the outer membrane of the cell; Belongs to the transferase hexapeptide repeat family. LpxD subfamily.; KEGG: osp:Odosp_1903 UDP-3-O-(3-hydroxymyristoyl) glucosamine N-acyltransferase): MEFKASQIAEILEGEIQGNPEETVATLTKIEEGKKGGLTFLANPKYTPYIYDTEASIVIVNKSFVAEKEISSTLIKVDDAYLAFTKLLQYYDEYRKSLKVGIEEPSFISKTAKVSENVYIGAFSYIGEDVIIEDNVKIYPNSYIGDNSKIGEGTTINAGVKIYSDTQIGKHCTIHSGSVIGADGFGFAPNSNNEYSKVPQIGNVILEDNVEIGANTTVDRATLGSTIIRKGVKLDNHVQIAHNVEIGEDTVIASQTGIAGSSKIGKRAMMGGQVGVIGHLKLGDDVKIAAQSGVGSDLPNEAIVQGSPAYSVGDYKRSYVYFKKLPDLVKRINELEKKLNG, encoded by the coding sequence ATGGAATTTAAAGCATCGCAAATAGCAGAAATTTTAGAAGGAGAGATTCAAGGAAATCCAGAAGAAACGGTTGCTACATTAACTAAAATAGAAGAAGGAAAAAAAGGAGGTTTGACTTTTCTAGCAAACCCAAAATATACACCTTATATATATGATACAGAAGCATCTATTGTTATTGTAAATAAAAGCTTTGTAGCTGAAAAAGAAATTTCATCCACTTTAATTAAGGTAGATGATGCCTATTTAGCCTTTACGAAGCTATTACAATACTATGATGAATACCGTAAAAGTTTGAAAGTAGGAATCGAAGAACCTTCATTTATTTCAAAGACAGCGAAAGTAAGTGAAAATGTTTATATCGGAGCATTTTCTTATATTGGAGAAGATGTAATAATCGAAGATAATGTAAAGATCTATCCAAACTCTTATATTGGAGATAATTCTAAAATAGGAGAAGGAACAACGATCAATGCAGGAGTTAAAATATATTCAGATACACAAATAGGAAAGCATTGTACCATTCATTCAGGTTCTGTAATTGGAGCTGATGGATTTGGCTTTGCACCCAATTCAAATAATGAGTACAGTAAAGTTCCTCAAATTGGAAATGTTATTTTAGAAGATAATGTTGAAATAGGAGCGAATACAACTGTAGATCGAGCTACACTAGGATCTACTATAATTAGAAAAGGTGTTAAATTAGATAACCATGTTCAAATAGCCCATAATGTTGAAATAGGAGAAGATACCGTTATTGCTTCTCAAACAGGAATTGCAGGATCTTCAAAAATTGGAAAAAGAGCGATGATGGGTGGTCAAGTAGGTGTTATTGGGCATTTAAAACTAGGTGATGATGTGAAAATAGCTGCTCAGAGTGGCGTTGGAAGTGATTTACCTAATGAGGCGATTGTTCAAGGATCACCAGCCTATAGTGTTGGAGATTATAAACGATCTTATGTATACTTTAAAAAATTACCTGATCTAGTAAAACGTATTAACGAATTAGAGAAAAAGTTAAATGGATAA
- a CDS encoding UDP-3-O-(3-hydroxymyristoyl)glucosamine N-acyltransferase (Catalyzes the N-acylation of UDP-3-O-acylglucosamine using 3-hydroxyacyl-ACP as the acyl donor. Is involved in the biosynthesis of lipid A, a phosphorylated glycolipid that anchors the lipopolysaccharide to the outer membrane of the cell; Belongs to the transferase hexapeptide repeat family. LpxD subfamily.; KEGG: coc:Coch_1759 UDP-3-O-(3-hydroxymyristoyl) glucosamine N-acyltransferase): protein MKFNRIYQLKEIASLLEVDYVGNDEFPVKGLNEIHVVTEGDIVFVDHPKYYDKALESEATIVLINKKVDCPEGKALLISENPFSDFNKLIEHFNPFQTSNQLQADSAQIGEGTIIQPNVFIGNNVKIGKNCIIHPNVTLYDNTVIGDHVIIHANTVIGSDAFYYKNRTDHFERLKSAGNVVIQDFVEIGASCTIDRGVTASTTIKKHTKLDNQIQIGHDTIIGERCLIASHVGIAGCCIIEDEVTLWGQVGMASGITIGKKAVIQAQSGVSKSLEGGKVYFGYPADEMRTKLRELAAIRKLPELLKKLK from the coding sequence ATGAAATTTAACCGTATTTATCAATTAAAAGAAATTGCTTCGCTATTAGAAGTTGATTATGTAGGAAATGATGAATTTCCTGTAAAAGGATTGAATGAAATTCATGTTGTAACAGAAGGTGATATTGTTTTTGTAGATCATCCCAAATACTATGATAAAGCATTAGAATCTGAGGCAACTATTGTTTTAATTAATAAAAAAGTAGATTGCCCAGAAGGAAAAGCATTGCTTATTTCAGAAAATCCTTTTTCAGATTTTAATAAATTGATTGAACATTTCAATCCTTTTCAAACATCAAATCAATTACAGGCTGACTCTGCTCAAATAGGTGAAGGAACTATTATTCAACCGAATGTATTTATTGGGAATAATGTGAAAATTGGAAAGAATTGTATTATTCATCCAAATGTGACCCTATACGATAATACCGTTATAGGAGATCATGTTATTATACACGCTAATACCGTTATAGGTTCTGATGCATTTTATTATAAAAATAGAACGGATCATTTTGAACGTTTGAAGAGTGCAGGGAATGTGGTAATTCAAGACTTTGTGGAAATAGGAGCCAGTTGTACAATTGATCGAGGAGTTACAGCTTCCACAACTATAAAAAAACATACCAAACTGGATAATCAAATCCAAATTGGACATGATACCATTATTGGAGAACGTTGTTTAATTGCCTCTCATGTTGGAATTGCCGGTTGTTGTATTATTGAAGATGAAGTAACTCTTTGGGGACAAGTAGGAATGGCCAGTGGTATAACTATCGGGAAAAAGGCAGTGATACAGGCCCAGTCAGGTGTTTCTAAGTCTTTAGAAGGAGGGAAAGTTTATTTTGGTTATCCAGCAGATGAAATGCGAACCAAATTAAGAGAGTTAGCCGCAATAAGAAAATTACCCGAATTATTGAAGAAGTTAAAATAA
- the sucD gene encoding succinate--CoA ligase (ADP-forming) (Belongs to the succinate/malate CoA ligase alpha subunit family.; KEGG: eco:b0729 succinyl-CoA synthetase alpha subunit) has product MSVLVNKDSKIIVQGFTGKEGTFHAEQMIEYGTNVVGGVTPGKGGQEHLGRPVFNTVEDAVAKAGADTSLIFVPPAFAADAVMEAADAGIKVIICITEGIPVQDMVKVKEYIQDKDVTLIGPNCPGVITAEEAKVGIMPGFIFKKGKVGIVSKSGTLTYEAADQVVKAGFGVSTAIGIGGDPIIGTTTKEAVELLMNDPETEAIVMIGEIGGQLEADAAKWIKAQGNPKPVVGFIAGQTAPKGRTMGHAGAIVGGADDTAQAKMAIMEECGLHVVASPADIGNKVKEVLA; this is encoded by the coding sequence ATGAGTGTTTTAGTTAATAAAGATTCAAAAATAATTGTACAAGGATTCACTGGAAAAGAAGGAACTTTCCATGCTGAACAAATGATCGAATATGGAACGAACGTAGTAGGAGGTGTAACACCTGGTAAAGGAGGTCAAGAGCACTTAGGTCGTCCAGTATTTAATACAGTAGAAGATGCTGTTGCAAAAGCTGGAGCTGATACTTCTTTAATTTTTGTTCCACCTGCATTTGCTGCAGATGCTGTTATGGAAGCTGCCGATGCTGGAATTAAAGTGATTATTTGTATTACAGAAGGAATTCCTGTACAAGATATGGTAAAAGTAAAAGAATACATTCAAGATAAGGATGTTACGTTAATTGGACCAAATTGCCCAGGTGTTATTACAGCTGAAGAAGCAAAAGTAGGAATTATGCCAGGATTCATCTTCAAAAAAGGAAAAGTAGGAATTGTATCAAAATCAGGTACTTTGACTTATGAAGCAGCCGATCAGGTAGTAAAAGCAGGATTTGGAGTTTCTACAGCTATTGGAATTGGAGGAGATCCTATTATTGGAACCACGACTAAAGAAGCGGTTGAATTATTAATGAATGATCCTGAAACTGAAGCAATTGTAATGATTGGTGAAATTGGAGGACAATTAGAAGCTGATGCTGCTAAGTGGATTAAAGCACAAGGAAATCCAAAACCAGTAGTTGGATTCATTGCTGGGCAAACAGCTCCTAAAGGACGTACAATGGGACATGCAGGTGCTATTGTAGGTGGTGCAGACGATACAGCACAAGCTAAAATGGCTATTATGGAGGAATGTGGATTACATGTAGTTGCTTCTCCTGCTGATATTGGAAATAAAGTAAAAGAAGTATTAGCGTAA
- the lpxA gene encoding acyl-[acyl-carrier-protein]--UDP-N-acetylglucosamine O-acyltransferase (Involved in the biosynthesis of lipid A, a phosphorylated glycolipid that in bacteria anchors the lipopolysaccharide to the outer membrane of the cell. Lipid A-like molecules in plants may serve as structural components of the outer membranes of mitochondria and/or chloroplasts, or may be involved in signal transduction or plant defense responses (Potential); Belongs to the transferase hexapeptide repeat family. LpxA subfamily.; KEGG: pah:Poras_0395 UDP-N-acetylglucosamine acyltransferase) has product MNNMVNIHPEAIIGKNVTVSPFTTIEKDVEIGEGTWIGPNVTIMEGARIGKDCKIFPGAVISAEPQDLKYKGEKTLTYIGDRTTIREAVTINRGTTALGYTKIGDDCLIMATVHVAHDCVIGNHVILVNGVGLAGHIEIDDYAIVGGMVPVHQFTKIGAHTLIAGATLVRKDVPPYVKAAREPMSYAGVNALGLRRRGFDNEQIETIQNVYRILFQEGLSNTKAVEKIKLEIPESEEREVILNFVENSDRGIMKGYYNE; this is encoded by the coding sequence ATGAATAATATGGTGAACATTCACCCAGAAGCAATTATAGGGAAAAATGTAACAGTAAGTCCTTTTACAACAATAGAAAAGGACGTAGAGATAGGAGAAGGAACTTGGATTGGACCTAATGTAACCATAATGGAAGGTGCACGAATAGGAAAAGATTGTAAAATTTTCCCTGGAGCCGTAATTTCTGCCGAACCTCAAGACTTAAAATATAAAGGAGAAAAAACCTTAACATATATTGGTGATCGAACAACCATTCGTGAAGCCGTAACCATTAATAGAGGAACAACTGCCTTAGGCTATACCAAAATAGGAGATGATTGCTTGATCATGGCAACAGTACATGTAGCACATGATTGTGTGATTGGGAATCATGTAATTTTGGTAAATGGAGTAGGGTTAGCCGGTCATATTGAAATTGACGATTATGCCATTGTTGGAGGAATGGTGCCTGTTCATCAATTTACTAAGATAGGAGCTCATACTTTAATTGCGGGAGCTACTTTAGTACGTAAAGATGTTCCACCTTATGTTAAAGCAGCTCGAGAACCAATGTCTTACGCTGGAGTAAACGCTTTAGGGTTAAGAAGAAGAGGTTTTGATAATGAACAAATTGAAACAATTCAAAATGTTTACCGGATTCTTTTCCAAGAAGGTTTATCGAATACCAAAGCAGTAGAAAAAATAAAATTAGAAATTCCTGAATCAGAAGAACGTGAAGTTATTTTAAACTTTGTTGAAAATTCAGATCGAGGAATTATGAAAGGATACTATAACGAATAA
- the lpxC-fabZ gene encoding UDP-3-O-acyl-N-acetylglucosamine deacetylase (Involved in the biosynthesis of lipid A, a phosphorylated glycolipid that anchors the lipopolysaccharide to the outer membrane of the cell; Belongs to the LpxC family.; KEGG: shg:Sph21_1541 UDP-3-O-(3-hydroxymyristoyl) N-acetylglucosamine deacetylase / 3-hydroxyacyl-(acyl-carrier-protein) dehydratase) has protein sequence MDKIIAEDKQKTIEKEIKLSGHGLHTGAVSDLTFKPAPENTGFIFVRTDLEGAPQIEADALYVVSTDRGTTLEKKGVKVYTCEHVLAALVGLDIDNCYIEMTGPEPPIMDGSSKYFIEALEKAGVQEQDAKREYFVIKDTISVTDSETGSEIIATPSDEYQIVTMVDFGTKVVGTQNATLKNLKDFKKEISDARTFVFLHELEQLIDAGLIKGGDINNAIVYVDKEISDETQEKLKKIFNKDRVTIKPNGTLDNIDLHYPNEAARHKLLDVVGDLALIGTRIKGRIFASKPGHSINTQFAKKLAKHIKIAKRKKVPEFNIDMDPPIHDINSIKKMLPHRYPFLLVDKIIEQTDNHVVGVKNITYNEPFFVGHFPEEPVMPGVLQVEAMAQVGGILVLGSVDEPEKYSTYFMKIDKVRFKRKVVPGDTVIFKMELLEPIRRGIVHMQGYAYVRDSIVAEAELMAQIVKNK, from the coding sequence ATGGATAAAATTATAGCAGAAGATAAGCAGAAAACAATTGAGAAAGAAATTAAACTTTCAGGTCATGGACTTCATACAGGAGCCGTTTCTGATCTGACGTTTAAACCTGCACCCGAAAATACAGGGTTTATCTTTGTTAGAACTGATTTAGAAGGAGCGCCACAAATTGAAGCTGATGCCTTATATGTTGTGAGTACCGATAGAGGAACAACATTGGAGAAAAAAGGCGTTAAAGTGTATACATGTGAACATGTATTAGCTGCTTTGGTGGGATTAGATATTGATAACTGCTATATTGAAATGACAGGTCCAGAACCTCCTATTATGGATGGATCTTCAAAGTATTTTATAGAAGCATTAGAAAAAGCAGGTGTTCAAGAACAGGATGCTAAAAGAGAATATTTTGTAATTAAAGATACCATAAGTGTAACAGACTCTGAAACTGGAAGTGAAATCATAGCAACACCTTCAGATGAGTATCAAATCGTTACTATGGTTGATTTTGGTACTAAAGTAGTGGGAACTCAAAATGCAACACTTAAAAATTTAAAAGATTTCAAAAAAGAGATTTCCGATGCTAGAACCTTTGTTTTTCTTCATGAATTAGAACAATTAATTGATGCAGGATTGATAAAAGGAGGTGATATAAACAATGCAATAGTTTATGTTGATAAAGAGATTTCAGATGAAACTCAAGAAAAATTAAAAAAGATATTTAATAAAGATAGAGTAACCATAAAACCTAACGGTACATTAGATAATATTGATCTACATTATCCAAATGAAGCTGCACGTCATAAATTATTAGATGTAGTAGGCGATTTGGCATTAATTGGAACACGAATTAAAGGTAGAATTTTTGCAAGTAAACCAGGACATTCTATTAATACACAATTTGCTAAAAAATTAGCTAAGCATATTAAAATAGCAAAACGTAAGAAAGTGCCTGAGTTTAACATCGATATGGACCCTCCAATTCATGATATCAACAGTATAAAAAAGATGTTACCACATCGCTATCCCTTCTTATTAGTGGATAAAATTATTGAGCAAACTGATAATCATGTAGTAGGAGTGAAAAATATAACCTATAACGAACCATTCTTTGTAGGGCATTTTCCTGAAGAACCTGTGATGCCAGGTGTTTTACAAGTAGAAGCTATGGCACAAGTAGGAGGTATTTTAGTTTTAGGAAGTGTAGATGAGCCTGAAAAATATTCTACGTATTTTATGAAAATAGATAAAGTACGATTTAAAAGAAAAGTAGTTCCAGGAGATACCGTTATTTTTAAAATGGAATTATTAGAGCCTATTAGAAGAGGAATTGTACATATGCAGGGATATGCATACGTTCGTGATTCTATAGTAGCAGAAGCTGAATTAATGGCTCAAATTGTAAAAAATAAATAG
- a CDS encoding elongation factor (Involved in peptide bond synthesis. Stimulates efficient translation and peptide-bond synthesis on native or reconstituted 70S ribosomes in vitro. Probably functions indirectly by altering the affinity of the ribosome for aminoacyl-tRNA, thus increasing their reactivity as acceptors for peptidyl transferase; Belongs to the elongation factor P family.) — protein sequence MATTADIKRGLCINYSNDVYKIVGFQHVKPGKGPAFVRTKLKSVTTGKVVDNTFSAGHKIDVVEVNTNKFQYLYDDDNGFHFMNNDDYSQVYIDKGLVDNADLMKEGEQVFILTKADDDTPLSVEMPQTVILEVVESAPGVKGNTATNATKPAKLETGAELQVPLFINEGEKIKVNVDERSYIERVKE from the coding sequence ATGGCTACAACAGCAGATATAAAAAGAGGATTGTGCATCAATTATAGTAATGATGTTTATAAAATTGTAGGGTTTCAACATGTAAAGCCAGGTAAAGGTCCAGCATTTGTACGTACAAAATTAAAAAGTGTTACTACAGGTAAAGTGGTAGATAATACATTCTCTGCAGGGCATAAAATTGATGTAGTAGAAGTTAATACCAATAAATTTCAATATTTATATGATGATGATAATGGTTTTCATTTTATGAATAACGATGATTATTCACAAGTATATATTGACAAAGGATTAGTAGATAATGCTGATTTGATGAAAGAAGGTGAACAAGTTTTCATTTTAACAAAAGCAGATGATGACACACCACTTTCAGTAGAAATGCCTCAAACCGTTATTTTAGAAGTGGTAGAATCCGCACCAGGAGTAAAAGGAAATACCGCAACGAATGCTACAAAACCTGCAAAACTAGAAACAGGAGCAGAATTACAAGTTCCATTGTTTATTAATGAAGGTGAAAAGATTAAAGTAAATGTAGACGAGCGCTCGTATATTGAAAGAGTAAAAGAATAA